One stretch of Siphonobacter curvatus DNA includes these proteins:
- a CDS encoding sialate O-acetylesterase: MRKIPFLLFLLLSVAASAQVRLPKFISDGMILQRDTPLKIWGWAKPGEKVTVRFKNKTYKATTSSDGKWQVTLPALPAGGPFQMEIAGSNRISIQDILLGDVWFCSGQSNMVHQLNIHDVTYAEEIRTANYPQIRQFWVPTLSNLQSPQAELPQGQWKAAVGEDVRPFSAVAYFFAKTLYQRYKVPIGIINASVGGTPIEAWMSEEGLRNFPDAIATLQKNKDTAYVQSLKRRVTVPTVPIDAGMEASPKWYETNDPSKGWRPINVPGYWEDQGIRDLNGVVWYRRELELPARMAGKAAKVFLGRIVDADELYINGTLIGKTTYQYPQRRYPVPANVLKAGKNSIVVRVTNTALKGGFVPDKPYCLFAGADTVDLKGTWQYKVGSVFKPLPRGEFQAGLNPNNQPAALFHAMVAPLIPYAIKGFCWYQGETNTGQSQLYAQLLPALIQDWRRHWQQESLPFLYVQLPGYMDYQYLPAESNWASMREAQLKTLSVPHTAMAVTIDLGEWNDIHPDNKKDVGERLVRTALNLVYHENIVASGPLFQSATIQGNKINLSFTNVGSGLQAIDGEPLGDFAIAGSDKKFVWAQARIEGDKVVVWSDEVPNPQYVRYAWADNPVHANLYNKEGLPASPFRTDQ; encoded by the coding sequence ATGCGAAAAATTCCTTTCCTTCTTTTTCTTCTACTCAGTGTAGCGGCTTCCGCTCAAGTTCGCCTGCCTAAGTTCATTAGTGATGGTATGATCCTCCAACGGGATACACCATTGAAGATTTGGGGCTGGGCCAAACCCGGCGAAAAAGTAACCGTACGCTTTAAAAACAAGACGTACAAAGCGACTACTTCTAGCGATGGCAAATGGCAGGTTACTTTACCCGCCCTACCCGCTGGCGGTCCTTTTCAGATGGAGATTGCCGGTAGTAACCGGATTAGCATTCAGGATATTCTGTTGGGAGACGTCTGGTTTTGCAGCGGTCAGAGTAACATGGTGCACCAGCTGAACATTCACGATGTCACCTATGCAGAGGAAATCAGAACGGCCAACTACCCCCAAATCCGGCAGTTCTGGGTGCCCACGCTATCCAACCTGCAAAGCCCTCAGGCCGAGTTACCGCAAGGCCAGTGGAAAGCCGCCGTGGGTGAAGACGTTCGGCCCTTTTCGGCGGTCGCCTATTTTTTCGCAAAAACGCTGTATCAACGGTATAAAGTCCCCATCGGCATCATCAACGCCAGCGTCGGTGGCACACCCATCGAAGCCTGGATGAGTGAGGAGGGCCTTCGAAACTTTCCCGATGCAATCGCGACGCTGCAAAAAAATAAAGACACGGCCTATGTACAAAGTCTGAAGCGGAGGGTTACGGTTCCCACAGTCCCAATCGATGCCGGTATGGAAGCCTCGCCGAAGTGGTATGAAACCAATGATCCCTCCAAGGGCTGGCGTCCGATCAACGTGCCCGGCTACTGGGAAGACCAGGGAATCAGAGACCTAAACGGTGTTGTCTGGTACCGTCGGGAACTGGAACTTCCGGCCAGGATGGCGGGAAAAGCCGCCAAGGTTTTTCTGGGTCGGATTGTGGATGCGGATGAGTTGTACATCAACGGAACCCTGATTGGAAAAACGACCTATCAGTACCCGCAGCGACGCTATCCCGTTCCCGCAAATGTATTGAAGGCGGGGAAAAACAGTATCGTGGTTCGGGTGACGAATACGGCCTTAAAAGGCGGTTTCGTGCCGGACAAACCCTACTGCCTTTTCGCCGGAGCCGATACCGTAGATTTGAAAGGAACGTGGCAGTACAAAGTCGGTTCGGTGTTTAAGCCCCTACCCCGAGGTGAGTTTCAGGCGGGTTTGAATCCCAATAATCAGCCGGCGGCTTTGTTTCATGCCATGGTTGCTCCCCTTATCCCATACGCGATCAAAGGGTTTTGTTGGTATCAGGGAGAAACCAATACCGGACAATCGCAGCTGTATGCCCAACTGTTACCCGCCCTAATTCAGGACTGGCGGCGGCATTGGCAGCAGGAATCGCTGCCCTTTTTGTACGTTCAACTGCCCGGGTACATGGATTACCAATATTTACCCGCCGAGAGTAACTGGGCCTCCATGCGAGAGGCTCAGTTGAAAACGCTTTCGGTACCCCATACGGCGATGGCGGTGACGATCGACTTGGGGGAATGGAATGACATTCACCCCGATAACAAAAAAGACGTGGGCGAACGACTGGTCCGAACGGCCCTGAACTTGGTTTACCACGAAAACATCGTCGCTTCCGGACCGCTATTTCAGTCGGCTACGATACAGGGCAATAAAATAAACCTCAGCTTTACGAATGTCGGCAGTGGATTACAGGCCATCGATGGCGAGCCTCTGGGTGACTTCGCCATTGCGGGCAGTGATAAGAAATTTGTCTGGGCCCAGGCCCGGATTGAGGGCGACAAAGTAGTCGTCTGGAGTGATGAAGTGCCTAATCCCCAGTACGTGCGTTACGCCTGGGCGGACAATCCAGTTCATGCGAATCTTTACAACAAAGAAGGCTTACCCGCCTCTCCGTTCCGAACGGATCAGTAA
- a CDS encoding endo-1,4-beta-xylanase has product MRKRSLLVLLLTTALVAPEKGLKDYYKDYFPIGVAVNPRMVQPGPEADLIKAQFNSMTPENAMKMGPIHPEENRYNWTDADAIADFAQQNNIKLRGHTLCWHNQTPRWLFTDTEGKTVSREVLLARLKRHITDVMGRYKGKIYAWDVVNEAVPDTGTSLYRKSKFYEIIGEDYIEKAFEYAHEADPSAQLFYNDYNTENASKRERIYQILKKLTDKKVPIHGVGLQGHWSIYEPTAQELQASIDKFASLGLKVQITELDLSVYPKEHERRQRRDTDKSEFTEAMREKQVAQYKMIFDVFRKNRDKLTGVTFWNLSDRYSWLDNFPVPGRKDYPLLFDEKGQPKKAYEGVVKF; this is encoded by the coding sequence ATGCGTAAACGTTCACTGCTAGTCTTGCTTCTGACGACGGCTTTGGTAGCTCCGGAAAAGGGTTTAAAAGATTACTATAAAGATTACTTCCCGATTGGAGTGGCCGTTAATCCCCGCATGGTTCAGCCGGGACCCGAAGCCGATCTGATCAAAGCCCAGTTTAACAGCATGACGCCGGAAAATGCCATGAAAATGGGCCCCATTCACCCGGAAGAAAATCGGTACAACTGGACCGATGCCGATGCGATTGCGGACTTTGCTCAGCAAAACAACATCAAACTACGCGGCCATACGCTCTGCTGGCATAACCAGACGCCCCGCTGGCTCTTTACCGACACCGAAGGGAAAACCGTTAGTCGCGAGGTACTGCTGGCCCGACTCAAGCGTCATATTACGGATGTCATGGGTCGGTACAAAGGGAAGATTTACGCTTGGGATGTGGTCAATGAAGCCGTTCCGGATACGGGGACAAGCCTGTACCGGAAATCGAAATTTTACGAGATTATCGGCGAAGACTACATCGAAAAAGCCTTCGAATACGCCCACGAAGCCGACCCCTCCGCTCAGCTCTTCTATAATGATTACAACACCGAAAATGCCAGCAAACGGGAGCGTATTTACCAGATCCTGAAAAAGCTGACGGATAAAAAGGTACCTATTCATGGCGTGGGCTTACAAGGTCACTGGTCGATTTACGAACCGACGGCTCAGGAGCTTCAGGCGTCGATTGACAAGTTTGCCAGTCTGGGCCTGAAAGTGCAGATTACCGAACTGGACCTGTCGGTGTACCCCAAAGAACACGAACGCCGCCAGCGACGAGATACCGACAAAAGCGAGTTCACCGAGGCCATGCGTGAAAAGCAGGTGGCTCAGTACAAAATGATTTTTGACGTATTCCGGAAAAATCGGGATAAGCTGACCGGGGTTACCTTCTGGAATCTGTCGGATCGCTACTCCTGGCTGGACAATTTTCCCGTTCCCGGTCGTAAAGATTATCCGCTGCTCTTCGATGAAAAGGGCCAGCCCAAGAAAGCCTACGAAGGAGTAGTGAAGTTTTAG
- a CDS encoding glycoside hydrolase family 43 protein, whose amino-acid sequence MQRVFKTLALAAWMAVGLASYAQTNGGKNPISQPLVSYIYTADPSAHVFNGKIYIYPSHDIDSENVKRDDDGGHFAMRDYHVLSLDKIGGAVKDHGVALDLKDVPWASRQLWAPDVAYKNGTYYLYFPAKDKQDIFRIGVATSKSPTGPFKAEPEPIPGTYSIDPAVFQDTDGQTYLYFGGIWGGQLQRWDANEYHPGGALKKPEEVAYLPRVVRLNKDMKTLAEPVRELQLLDKNGKPFLEKDNDKRFFEGAWLHRYQGKYYFSYSTGDTHNLCYAISDSPYGPFTYQGILLKPVLGWTTHHSIVEVNKKWYLFYHDVQLSGKTHLRNVKVTELRYNPDGTIQTIDAYK is encoded by the coding sequence ATGCAACGCGTCTTTAAAACCCTGGCTCTAGCGGCCTGGATGGCGGTGGGCCTCGCCAGCTATGCCCAGACCAACGGTGGTAAAAATCCGATTTCCCAACCCCTGGTATCATACATCTATACGGCTGATCCTTCCGCTCACGTTTTCAACGGAAAAATTTATATTTATCCTTCGCACGATATTGACTCGGAAAACGTCAAGAGAGACGACGACGGTGGACACTTTGCCATGCGGGATTACCATGTGCTATCCCTGGATAAAATCGGAGGTGCCGTCAAAGACCACGGCGTTGCTCTGGATCTTAAAGACGTTCCCTGGGCAAGCCGTCAGCTTTGGGCTCCGGATGTGGCGTATAAAAACGGTACGTACTACCTCTATTTCCCGGCGAAAGACAAGCAGGATATTTTCCGCATCGGTGTGGCAACCAGCAAAAGTCCCACGGGTCCGTTCAAAGCCGAACCGGAGCCGATACCCGGCACGTACAGCATTGATCCGGCCGTTTTTCAGGATACGGATGGCCAGACGTATTTGTACTTCGGAGGCATCTGGGGCGGTCAGTTACAACGCTGGGATGCCAATGAATATCATCCGGGCGGAGCCCTGAAGAAACCGGAAGAAGTGGCGTACCTCCCCCGCGTTGTCCGTCTGAATAAGGATATGAAGACACTCGCCGAGCCCGTTCGGGAGCTTCAGCTGCTGGACAAAAACGGAAAACCATTCCTGGAAAAAGATAATGATAAACGCTTTTTCGAAGGGGCCTGGTTGCATCGATACCAGGGCAAGTACTACTTCTCCTACTCCACCGGCGATACGCATAACCTATGTTACGCCATCAGCGATAGTCCATATGGCCCTTTCACGTACCAGGGGATTTTGCTGAAACCCGTGCTGGGCTGGACAACCCACCATTCCATCGTGGAAGTAAACAAAAAATGGTACCTGTTTTACCACGACGTGCAACTCTCCGGCAAAACGCACCTTCGCAACGTGAAAGTGACGGAGCTGAGGTACAACCCGGACGGAACGATCCAAACCATTGATGCGTACAAGTAA
- a CDS encoding SusC/RagA family TonB-linked outer membrane protein — protein MKEKLFPFLKVSFLHLLTLCSLPMSAWAVVETEERITQPLIAIKPVAKRLTGVIKDEQGQPLPGVNVSIKGTVKGTSTNADGVYSIEGVQDEDILVFSYIGYLTKELSVGNATVLDVTLSADTKALDEIVVVGYGTQKKATVTGSISSIKGDAIVQVPVPNITQSLAGRVSGVSMRPNGGQPGNDDPDIHIRGIVTTGNNRPLVVVDGVRRDNIRQVDPASIESVTILKDAAAVAPYGIGGANGVILITTKRGKSGKPQVRLSSSYGFQNPTYLPKVLNAKDYMALQNEAYLNQNPEGTSLPNDPNLVNNYDRLHEEDPWKYPNSNFVKAFNKNVPIQNHVLELSGGTDNVTYHAGLSYFDQKGIFDPVGYKRYNYNLSVEMAATRTTKIGMSLLGSIENTKDVDADESTSGHLFRSFYKFLPTQSLIYPEGDKWGESSASTPIGVLRSPGYRRNNANTLLGTLFVEQQIAKGLSVKGVFSYDPWQQNTKLWHVPFVYHKIDLTSQPYTYTDAISLQEGMGRPFRWLGLENTRRTNYTTQGYLNYTGTFGSHAITGLAVVEMRKTTQESMTTRRNNFAIGIDELSFGSSDKLDYDNSGTSSTGSELGFVYRLGYTYKDKLSLEAAGRYDGHYYFAPGKRWGYFPAFSAAWRISEESFLKDVSFINEFKIRGSWGKAGMLAGSPFQYQAGYDLRGAAYAFGNGTLVQASSVPREPNPYITWEISTKTDIGFDLNLWNSLLNVEFDYFHENRTGMLLAPQVTLPVEYGLSLSQENKGRMNSDGVELNIGTRRKIGKDIDFSVNANLTYSINRMLEVFQTDAEARNPNRTKVGRQFGTPYGYKSMGLFKTSDDVNGDGVIDAKDGYNVTQFGALHPGDIRYADLSGPDGIPDGVINDFDLTVIGNPVYPALTFGITPSINWKGFDLSLFFQGSGKSSLNIRQFLTVPFENNGSNTGYEYLDNRWTPERQNAKYPRSTPAPYANNTKDSDFWMVNASYLRLKTLNFGYTLPKALLGKAHIGSARVYFTTQNLLTFSRIKHVDPEMGYTDRETAYPVMKATTFGIDLTF, from the coding sequence ATGAAAGAAAAACTATTTCCATTCTTAAAAGTGTCATTTTTACACTTATTGACGCTTTGTTCACTACCGATGTCGGCCTGGGCCGTGGTAGAGACCGAAGAACGGATTACTCAGCCTTTAATCGCTATCAAACCAGTCGCGAAGCGGCTAACGGGCGTAATCAAGGACGAGCAGGGGCAGCCCTTACCCGGCGTGAACGTGTCCATCAAGGGTACTGTTAAAGGCACATCCACGAATGCAGACGGGGTTTATAGCATAGAAGGGGTACAGGATGAGGATATACTGGTCTTTTCGTACATCGGCTATCTGACTAAAGAACTGAGCGTTGGCAATGCGACCGTACTGGACGTCACGCTGAGTGCCGACACGAAAGCCCTGGATGAAATCGTTGTGGTGGGTTACGGTACGCAGAAAAAAGCTACCGTTACGGGCTCCATCAGTAGCATTAAAGGTGATGCCATCGTGCAGGTACCCGTACCGAACATTACGCAGTCGCTGGCGGGACGCGTCTCGGGGGTCAGTATGCGACCCAACGGCGGTCAACCCGGTAATGATGACCCCGATATTCACATTCGCGGGATTGTGACGACGGGTAACAACCGTCCGCTGGTCGTGGTGGATGGCGTACGGCGGGACAACATTCGTCAGGTGGACCCAGCCAGTATTGAGAGCGTGACGATCCTTAAAGATGCGGCGGCCGTAGCTCCATACGGGATTGGGGGAGCTAACGGCGTAATTCTGATTACTACCAAACGGGGTAAATCGGGCAAGCCTCAGGTACGCCTAAGCTCTTCGTACGGGTTTCAGAATCCAACGTATCTGCCAAAAGTGCTGAATGCGAAAGATTACATGGCATTGCAAAATGAAGCTTATCTGAATCAGAATCCGGAAGGAACGAGCCTGCCGAACGACCCTAATCTGGTGAACAATTATGATCGGTTACACGAAGAAGACCCCTGGAAATATCCGAATTCCAACTTTGTGAAGGCTTTCAACAAGAACGTTCCCATTCAGAATCACGTCCTGGAACTGAGCGGTGGTACGGATAACGTTACCTATCACGCGGGGCTGAGTTATTTTGATCAGAAGGGGATTTTTGATCCGGTTGGTTACAAGCGGTACAACTACAATTTGAGCGTAGAAATGGCAGCAACCCGGACGACCAAGATTGGAATGTCCTTGCTAGGAAGTATTGAAAATACGAAAGATGTAGATGCCGACGAATCCACTTCAGGCCACTTATTCCGCAGCTTTTATAAGTTTCTTCCGACGCAAAGCCTGATTTACCCCGAAGGCGACAAGTGGGGTGAGTCGTCGGCGAGCACGCCCATTGGGGTACTCCGTTCGCCCGGTTATCGTCGTAACAATGCCAATACCTTACTCGGAACCTTGTTTGTGGAGCAGCAAATTGCGAAGGGACTCAGCGTGAAAGGCGTATTCAGCTATGACCCCTGGCAGCAGAATACCAAGCTCTGGCACGTACCCTTCGTCTACCACAAGATCGACCTGACCTCCCAACCGTACACCTACACCGATGCCATTTCGTTGCAGGAAGGAATGGGACGGCCTTTCCGCTGGCTCGGCTTAGAAAATACGCGGCGTACCAATTATACCACCCAAGGGTATTTGAATTATACCGGAACGTTTGGCTCACACGCCATTACCGGATTGGCGGTAGTGGAAATGCGGAAAACGACCCAGGAATCCATGACGACCCGACGTAATAACTTTGCCATTGGCATTGATGAGTTGAGTTTCGGGAGTTCCGACAAACTGGATTACGACAACTCCGGAACCTCTTCGACGGGCAGTGAGCTGGGTTTCGTGTATCGCTTAGGTTATACCTACAAGGATAAACTGAGTCTGGAAGCCGCCGGACGTTACGATGGTCACTATTACTTTGCTCCGGGCAAACGCTGGGGATACTTCCCAGCCTTTTCAGCTGCCTGGCGAATTTCTGAGGAGTCGTTTCTGAAGGATGTAAGCTTTATTAATGAATTCAAAATCAGAGGTTCCTGGGGAAAAGCGGGTATGCTGGCGGGTTCTCCCTTCCAGTACCAGGCGGGCTATGATTTACGCGGAGCGGCGTACGCCTTTGGCAACGGTACGCTGGTACAAGCCTCTTCGGTTCCCCGGGAACCGAACCCTTACATTACCTGGGAAATCTCCACGAAAACGGATATTGGCTTCGACCTGAATCTCTGGAATTCGCTGCTGAATGTGGAGTTTGACTACTTCCACGAAAACCGAACGGGCATGTTGCTGGCTCCTCAGGTAACCCTGCCGGTTGAATACGGTTTGTCCTTGTCGCAGGAAAATAAGGGCCGCATGAACAGTGACGGCGTTGAGCTGAATATTGGCACTCGTCGTAAAATCGGTAAGGATATTGATTTCTCAGTCAACGCTAATCTGACGTATTCCATCAACCGTATGCTGGAAGTATTCCAGACGGATGCGGAAGCCCGTAACCCCAACCGTACTAAAGTGGGCCGGCAATTCGGTACACCCTACGGTTATAAGTCAATGGGTTTATTCAAGACGTCGGATGATGTCAACGGCGACGGCGTAATTGATGCCAAAGATGGCTACAACGTCACCCAATTCGGAGCCCTACATCCGGGCGATATTCGTTACGCGGATCTGAGCGGTCCGGATGGTATTCCGGATGGGGTCATCAATGATTTTGATTTGACCGTCATTGGAAATCCCGTGTATCCCGCTCTCACTTTTGGTATCACGCCGAGCATCAACTGGAAGGGATTTGACCTCTCCCTCTTTTTCCAGGGTAGTGGCAAGTCGAGCCTGAATATTCGCCAATTCCTGACGGTTCCTTTCGAGAACAACGGCAGCAATACGGGCTATGAGTACTTAGACAATCGCTGGACTCCCGAGCGTCAAAATGCCAAATATCCTCGGTCTACGCCAGCTCCGTATGCCAACAATACCAAAGACAGCGACTTCTGGATGGTCAATGCCAGCTACCTGCGTCTAAAGACGCTGAATTTCGGGTATACGTTGCCGAAAGCACTCCTGGGAAAAGCCCACATCGGCTCCGCCCGGGTGTATTTCACGACGCAAAATTTGCTCACCTTCAGCCGCATCAAGCACGTCGATCCTGAGATGGGCTATACGGATCGGGAAACGGCCTATCCGGTGATGAAAGCCACGACGTTTGGAATTGATCTAACCTTTTAA
- a CDS encoding RagB/SusD family nutrient uptake outer membrane protein, with translation MNRFLTNARVLGLSLLVLTLPMACETDKFLENVNKANLTDLTQWESETNADVFLNDVYSQIPNKLNQTESLDYYTDDYNISHYYTAANWRIGITIVPSTSTDNPWGGTHGPTYGYTWENFFVKIRKVNTFIQKITENKANYSEAYYNKRMDEARFLRAFFYSEFFVHIGGLPILTEPLDRTKMSTEQLQKPRETFADTYNFIVSELDQVVKNGNLDVKYSLSQRDAGRATLGAALALKGWIELFAASPLFNTATPYLSDPGKFVHFGNYDPSRWAKAAATNKAFIDAYGNGKNYNLFPDLKNLWRTANEYNSEVIWDRQVVANVANMGGSYESRGGPTYVLGEYRSWGNYNPTQELVDQFAMANGKPITDPTSGYNPQKPYVNREKRFYDFIVYDGAPYKLDWMPRADTIYTRIDLTLPNPDRTNQIDLAGKTDVGDSGYYQKKRLNPDAAPGNDASGQNYVFYRYAEVLLNYAEAQNEATGPDGGVYDAINKIRARSELAPLPQGLTKDQMREAIYRERRVELCFEDKRFLDNKRLAKAEEVMGKPRHNMVIRNSVPANNSGVWVYTIEPEKKYTVKFDKKQYMNPIPQNVLDQNPGIKQNPGY, from the coding sequence ATGAATCGCTTCCTTACCAATGCAAGGGTACTTGGACTGAGCCTGTTGGTGCTTACCCTGCCCATGGCGTGCGAAACGGATAAGTTTCTGGAGAACGTCAATAAAGCCAATTTAACGGATTTGACGCAGTGGGAGTCGGAAACCAACGCGGACGTTTTCCTGAATGACGTATATAGTCAGATTCCGAATAAGCTCAATCAAACCGAGAGCCTTGATTATTATACGGATGACTACAACATCAGTCACTACTACACGGCCGCCAACTGGCGAATCGGTATCACCATCGTTCCCTCTACTAGTACCGACAATCCCTGGGGAGGTACGCACGGGCCCACGTATGGCTACACCTGGGAGAATTTTTTCGTGAAAATCCGGAAGGTAAATACGTTCATCCAGAAGATTACGGAAAACAAAGCCAATTATTCGGAAGCCTATTACAATAAACGCATGGACGAAGCCCGGTTCCTGCGGGCGTTTTTCTACAGCGAATTTTTTGTGCACATTGGCGGTCTGCCCATTTTGACGGAACCCCTGGATCGGACCAAAATGAGCACCGAGCAGTTACAAAAGCCCCGAGAGACCTTTGCGGATACCTACAATTTCATCGTCAGTGAACTCGATCAGGTGGTAAAAAATGGGAACTTGGACGTGAAGTACAGCCTTTCCCAACGCGATGCCGGACGGGCGACCCTCGGAGCGGCCCTGGCTTTGAAAGGCTGGATAGAGCTTTTCGCGGCAAGTCCGTTGTTCAACACCGCGACGCCTTATTTATCCGATCCGGGAAAGTTCGTGCATTTCGGCAATTACGATCCTTCCCGCTGGGCTAAAGCGGCGGCTACGAACAAAGCCTTTATTGATGCATACGGAAATGGCAAAAACTACAACCTGTTTCCGGATTTAAAAAACCTCTGGCGTACGGCAAATGAGTACAACTCGGAAGTAATCTGGGATCGTCAGGTGGTGGCGAACGTGGCGAATATGGGAGGTAGTTACGAAAGCCGGGGCGGCCCAACCTACGTGCTGGGCGAGTACCGTTCCTGGGGAAACTACAATCCGACGCAGGAACTGGTGGACCAGTTTGCGATGGCGAACGGTAAACCCATTACGGATCCTACCTCGGGCTATAATCCGCAAAAACCCTACGTCAACCGGGAGAAGCGGTTTTATGACTTCATTGTGTACGATGGAGCTCCCTACAAACTGGACTGGATGCCCCGGGCGGATACAATCTACACCCGTATCGATTTAACGTTACCGAACCCTGACCGTACCAATCAGATTGACCTGGCGGGTAAAACAGACGTGGGCGATTCGGGCTATTACCAGAAAAAACGGCTCAATCCCGATGCCGCTCCCGGCAACGATGCCAGTGGTCAGAATTACGTCTTCTACCGCTACGCGGAAGTACTGCTCAACTACGCCGAAGCTCAGAATGAAGCCACGGGTCCCGATGGAGGCGTATACGATGCCATCAACAAAATCCGGGCTCGCTCTGAGCTGGCTCCCTTACCGCAGGGCTTAACCAAAGACCAGATGCGGGAAGCCATTTATCGCGAAAGAAGGGTGGAGTTGTGTTTCGAAGACAAACGCTTCCTCGACAACAAACGCCTGGCCAAGGCCGAGGAGGTGATGGGCAAGCCCCGCCATAACATGGTCATTCGTAATTCAGTACCCGCGAATAATTCAGGGGTTTGGGTGTATACCATCGAACCCGAGAAAAAGTATACGGTGAAGTTCGACAAGAAGCAGTACATGAACCCGATCCCGCAGAACGTCCTGGATCAAAATCCGGGCATCAAACAGAATCCCGGGTACTAG